In the genome of Panthera uncia isolate 11264 chromosome B3 unlocalized genomic scaffold, Puncia_PCG_1.0 HiC_scaffold_1, whole genome shotgun sequence, one region contains:
- the AKAP5 gene encoding A-kinase anchor protein 5 produces the protein MEATVSEIQVESKDEKRPTEVSPQDERQEEKASVLCFKRRKKAAKEMKPKASSKAAGAARTGLPEAGASDQPQAPVGAWASIKRLVTHRKRSEASKQQKPFEAKVQPEISAEDADLSRKKAKSRLKIPCIKFSKGEKRSNHSKIIEDSDCSLRVQGEAERLDTEAPTQSDDQATTPKLPQDVSKAVSQKGGDEVCEPNVSHSTTAPGEKVIAVELGLDTGHSAIHTGTLVIERDTETTEEKQRVQPQQASPLEPSETQQQLPVASDVPPSPAVPDQQIVEEAKSNILESGPNWKQHESGEMVAEESEPKDTELSQESELRGNEVTAEKPKPEESKRMEPIAIIITDTEISEFDVKKSKNVPKQFLISIENEQIGVFANDSGFEGRTSEQYETLLKETASSLVKNAIQLSIEQLINEMASDDNKINNLLQ, from the coding sequence ATGGAAGCCACAGTTTCTGAGATTCAAGTCGAAAGCAAGGATGAGAAGAGACCCACAGAAGTTAGTCCTCAAGATGAGCGGCAGGAGGAAAAAGCATCAGTGCTTTGcttcaagagaagaaagaaagcagcCAAAGAGATGAAGCCCAAAGCTAGCTCTAAAGCTGCTGGTGCAGCAAGAACGGGTCTCCCAGAGGCGGGAGCTTCTGATCAGCCCCAGGCCCCAGTGGGGGCCTGGGCGTCAATCAAACGTCTTGTAACGCACAGGAAAAGGTCAGAAGCTTCAAAGCAGCAAAAGCCCTTTGAGGCTAAAGTGCAACCTGAAATCAGTGCTGAGGATGCTGATCTTTCTAGGAAAAAGGCAAAATCCAGACTCAAGATTCCCTGCATAAAATtctcaaaaggagagaaaagaagtaatCATTCCAAAATTATAGAAGACTCCGACTGCAGCCTCAGAGTCCAGGGAGAGGCTGAACGTTTGGATACGGAAGCTCCGACCCAATCCGATGACCAGGCAACCACGCCCAAGTTGCCCCAGGATGTGAGTAAAGCTGTCTCACAGAAAGGGGGCGATGAGGTCTGTGAGCCAAACGTGAGCCACAGCACAACGGCACCTGGGGAAAAAGTGATTGCAGTAGAACTTGGGTTAGACACGGGGCATTCTGCCATTCACACAGGAACGCTAGTCATTGAACGAGATACTGAAACAACTGAGGAAAAACAACGCGTTCAACCCCAGCAAGCAAGCCCACTTGAACCTTCAGAAACACAACAGCAACTGCCGGTGGCTTCTGATGTTCCTCCCTCACCTGCAGTCCCAGATCAGCAAATTGTGGAAGAAGCCAAAAGCAATATCCTAGAAAGTGGACCAAATTGGAAACAGCACGAAAGTGGAGAGATGGTTGCTGAAGAGAGTGAGCCAAAAGATACTGAACTGAGCCAGGAATCAGAGCTTAGAGGAAATGAGGTCACTGCAGAgaaaccaaaaccagaagaaagcaaaagaatggaGCCAATCGCTATTATTATTACAGACACTGAAATCAGTGAATTTGATGTTAAGAAATCTAAAAATGTCCCTAAGCAATTCTTAATTTCAATTGAAAATGAGCAAATAGGGGTTTTTGCTAATGATAGTGGTTTTGAGGGTAGAACTTCAGAACAATACGAAACACTCTTAAAAGAAACGGCTTCTTCTCTTGTCAAGAATGCTATTCAGTTGTCTATAGAACAGCTGATTAATGAAATGGCCTctgatgataataaaataaacaatcttcTGCAGTGA